A single genomic interval of Flavobacteriales bacterium harbors:
- a CDS encoding GHKL domain-containing protein: MMQQIKNIIFHRYTVLIIAVGMIWTGSSLYKSSFVALDHDSLREQVESAIVDLDAELGSSMNQLERILNENKSETIFERSELLLKSLGNEDNKSLFVFKNGIAEFWTTAHSLPDSLQLASMSNKGVLKLRNGWYRYFRKQVDEERTIVGLYLLRHDYLNRNKFLSDAFHPAFGIPETAMLMDEPSDDLISIQSGEGDFLFGIMLNENDARSDSALYFIAVLLLGGMVLLVRFLKEECINLERFVGSFYASILLVFSVGLLRYWSLVMEFPSALYEFELFKPDLFAASFFLPSLGDFLINALLILYVFYFLDARSRAFSYRLAGNQTLATVLSGAMVLLILVYGFIIGVLLKGLIEDSNIEFNINNIFNLSLYSFVGFIIIGLLFFAFYLFCEFAFRTSVSMQTKPRNMFLVVALLAIIDLVIQHIIGQRDLLLILWPVFVLGVLFYVHYYSKTKTVSFNVTVLLLLTFSGFTAHALSKFTSAKEGQNRIVLAEKLATDEDPIVEILYSEMETDLLRSNVLNNAFDSTRNFSKTQFEEELEKKYFSGDWNNFDIQYYLFSSDSTPLGLEGFAPVREFSELDNIILENGVPSKFSGNMNFIYNSVNKLSYVIKLPVSLRNESPKGFLFCELRSKKIPEDIGFPELLMDKGSNKIDVIHQYSYARYVDSVQVNRFGSYRYSLLSSHYPALKSKYEFRKENNYDHLFYQVDDRTMLILSRPEERFINQATSFSYLFTLFCLIVITGFSLKQLSRGITAIHLSLQGKVQFLLVGVLLISLVLFGLGTRYFIADQYQEKNHNIISEKIQSVRIEVTHKLGREQELGKELKNYVGYILDKFSSVFLSDINLYDKDGSLIASSRPKIFQSGLLSSQMNPEAFHQMTHEKNSEFIQDEVIGNMHYLSAYVPLLNDHNELLGYLNLPYFAKQSALETELSSFLVAILNIFVVLFALSILAALFVSNWITKPLRLVQQSLANIQLGKTNKPIAYKGKDEIGSLVEEYNKKVSELEHYAVELAKSERESAWREMAKQVAHEIKNPLTPMRLSIQHMQRSLRPEDPDWNEKLNRFTHTVIEQIDALSNIATEFSNFAKMPKAQEELIDLCTVLNNAVELYKDTPDVQVKIARMDLQQAIIYADKDQMVRVFNNLIKNAIQAIPENKMGKVDVYLKKNEDRFVVEIRDNGTGIAPEKIDKIFTPNFTTKSTGMGLGLAMVKNIVENANGKIWFETSWGTGTGFFVALPVHSA; this comes from the coding sequence ATGATGCAGCAAATAAAAAATATCATTTTTCATCGTTACACGGTTTTGATTATAGCCGTTGGAATGATTTGGACAGGAAGTTCGCTCTACAAATCATCTTTTGTTGCGCTGGATCATGATTCGCTGCGTGAACAGGTAGAATCCGCCATTGTTGATCTGGATGCGGAATTGGGTTCCAGCATGAATCAACTGGAGCGTATTCTCAATGAAAATAAATCGGAAACCATTTTTGAGCGTTCAGAATTATTGCTGAAATCACTGGGAAATGAGGATAACAAATCGCTTTTCGTTTTTAAAAATGGAATAGCAGAATTTTGGACTACCGCACATTCTTTGCCCGATAGTTTGCAACTGGCTTCTATGAGCAACAAAGGTGTATTGAAGTTGCGCAATGGTTGGTACCGTTATTTTCGCAAACAGGTGGATGAAGAACGAACGATTGTCGGACTATACCTTCTGCGTCACGATTACCTGAACCGGAATAAATTTCTTTCCGATGCTTTTCATCCGGCATTTGGTATTCCCGAAACAGCCATGTTAATGGATGAACCCTCCGACGATTTAATTTCCATTCAATCGGGAGAAGGAGATTTTCTATTTGGCATAATGCTCAATGAAAACGATGCGCGATCCGATTCGGCTTTGTATTTTATTGCGGTATTGCTACTGGGAGGAATGGTACTTCTTGTCCGTTTCCTAAAGGAAGAATGCATTAATCTTGAGCGATTTGTTGGATCGTTTTACGCTTCTATATTGTTAGTCTTTAGTGTGGGATTACTACGGTACTGGTCATTGGTCATGGAATTTCCCTCTGCATTGTATGAATTTGAATTGTTCAAACCGGATTTATTTGCGGCATCTTTCTTTTTACCATCACTGGGTGATTTTTTAATTAATGCTCTTTTAATTCTCTACGTTTTTTATTTTCTCGATGCCCGGTCGCGTGCTTTTTCTTACCGACTGGCAGGAAATCAAACGCTGGCAACCGTACTCTCCGGGGCCATGGTCTTGCTGATTCTGGTGTATGGATTTATTATAGGCGTATTGTTAAAGGGATTGATTGAGGACTCCAATATTGAGTTTAACATCAATAATATTTTCAATTTATCGCTTTATAGTTTTGTTGGATTTATCATAATTGGATTACTCTTTTTTGCTTTTTATCTGTTTTGTGAATTTGCATTCAGAACCAGTGTCTCCATGCAAACGAAACCGCGAAACATGTTTTTGGTGGTTGCACTTTTGGCCATCATCGATTTGGTGATACAACACATCATTGGTCAGCGCGATTTATTACTAATTCTCTGGCCGGTTTTTGTATTGGGGGTACTCTTTTATGTGCATTATTATTCTAAAACGAAAACAGTAAGCTTTAATGTCACTGTTTTGCTGTTGCTAACCTTTTCCGGCTTTACGGCGCATGCATTATCTAAATTTACCAGTGCTAAAGAAGGTCAAAACCGAATTGTGCTTGCAGAGAAACTGGCCACCGATGAGGATCCTATTGTCGAAATTTTATATTCTGAAATGGAGACGGATCTATTAAGAAGTAATGTGCTTAATAATGCCTTCGATTCAACACGTAATTTTTCTAAAACACAATTTGAAGAGGAGCTTGAAAAAAAATATTTTTCGGGCGACTGGAACAATTTCGATATTCAGTATTATTTGTTTTCCTCCGATAGCACACCGCTCGGCCTGGAAGGATTTGCACCGGTGCGCGAATTTTCCGAATTGGATAATATCATTCTCGAAAATGGCGTACCGTCCAAGTTCAGCGGCAACATGAATTTTATTTATAATTCAGTCAATAAACTCAGTTATGTAATTAAACTTCCCGTAAGCCTCCGTAATGAATCGCCAAAAGGATTTTTATTTTGCGAATTGAGAAGTAAAAAAATTCCGGAGGATATTGGATTCCCGGAATTGTTAATGGACAAGGGATCTAATAAAATTGATGTGATCCATCAATATTCCTATGCCCGTTATGTGGACAGCGTTCAGGTTAACCGCTTTGGGTCATACCGCTACAGTTTGTTGAGTAGTCATTATCCTGCATTAAAATCGAAATACGAATTCAGGAAGGAAAACAATTACGATCATTTGTTTTATCAGGTCGACGATAGAACCATGCTTATTCTAAGCCGACCCGAAGAGCGTTTTATCAATCAGGCAACATCATTCTCGTATTTATTTACGCTTTTCTGTTTGATTGTTATAACCGGATTTTCATTAAAACAATTATCGCGCGGAATAACAGCAATTCATTTAAGTCTTCAAGGTAAAGTACAGTTCTTATTGGTGGGCGTATTACTGATTTCGCTGGTGTTATTTGGATTGGGAACGCGTTATTTTATTGCGGATCAATACCAGGAAAAAAATCACAACATTATTTCAGAAAAGATTCAAAGTGTAAGAATAGAGGTGACACATAAATTGGGCAGGGAACAGGAATTAGGTAAAGAACTAAAAAATTATGTGGGCTATATTCTCGATAAATTCTCATCGGTGTTTTTGTCCGACATAAACCTTTACGATAAAGACGGTTCTTTAATTGCGAGTTCTCGTCCCAAAATTTTCCAGAGTGGATTATTATCCTCGCAAATGAATCCGGAAGCATTTCATCAAATGACACATGAGAAAAACAGTGAATTCATTCAGGATGAAGTCATCGGTAATATGCATTACCTGAGCGCTTATGTTCCTTTGCTTAACGATCACAATGAATTACTGGGATATCTCAACCTGCCATATTTTGCCAAACAAAGCGCATTGGAAACGGAATTATCGAGCTTCCTGGTGGCTATTCTCAATATTTTTGTAGTGCTGTTTGCATTATCCATTCTTGCAGCATTGTTTGTTTCGAACTGGATTACAAAACCATTGCGTCTTGTTCAGCAAAGTCTTGCAAATATCCAACTGGGGAAAACCAATAAGCCGATTGCCTATAAGGGAAAAGATGAAATCGGATCGCTGGTGGAAGAGTACAATAAAAAAGTGAGTGAGTTGGAACATTATGCTGTGGAATTGGCAAAATCGGAGAGGGAAAGTGCATGGCGCGAAATGGCCAAGCAAGTGGCGCATGAAATTAAAAATCCGCTTACACCCATGCGCTTAAGCATACAACACATGCAACGCTCCCTGCGTCCCGAAGATCCGGACTGGAACGAAAAATTAAATCGCTTTACGCATACGGTAATTGAACAAATCGATGCCTTGTCAAATATCGCCACTGAGTTTTCCAATTTTGCCAAAATGCCGAAAGCGCAGGAAGAGTTAATCGATTTGTGTACGGTTTTAAACAATGCAGTTGAATTGTATAAGGACACTCCCGATGTTCAGGTGAAAATTGCCCGAATGGATTTGCAGCAAGCCATTATTTATGCAGATAAGGACCAAATGGTGCGGGTGTTCAATAACCTCATAAAAAATGCCATTCAGGCCATTCCTGAGAATAAAATGGGTAAAGTGGATGTTTACCTGAAGAAGAATGAGGATCGCTTTGTGGTGGAGATCAGGG
- the recJ gene encoding single-stranded-DNA-specific exonuclease RecJ: MQKRWVFAKALKEVESTQAIALLEEKLQVPELIARLLVRRGIHSYEEAKSFFRPSPGEMPDPFLMKDMNRAVDRLQLAIANKENILIYGDYDVDGTSSVALVYAYLSRFHENIDYYIPDRYAEGYGISTQGIDAAENSDVKLIIALDCGIKSIDKIQYAKEKGIDFIICDHHRPGDELPDAVAVLDPKREDCAYPYKELCGCGVGYKLLQAWTRSTQRDENVLFEYIDLVAVAIAADIVPITGENRIFTYYGLKKINESPAHWVKAILLLSGKTLPLDISNLVFIIAPRINAAGRIDSGKNAVRLLTSQSEKEALECASQIDQNNDERKHLDKEITRHALELIEANEQLKVAKTTVLFHDSWHKGVVGIVASRLTDTYYRPTILLTNNNGKLTGSARSVRDFDVYDAIEACSHLLEQFGGHKYAAGLTLSIENFEAFRDAFEKQVAATIPDELLIPAIEIEEEISFELLRKSKQEELPRFYRILKQFSPFGPGNMNPVFVAKGLKDSGLARCLKDEHLKMSVYQNDKSLQFDAIAFGKGNLLNEILSGKKFDMAFTLEENYWNGKTSLQLMVKDIRITEE; this comes from the coding sequence ATGCAAAAAAGGTGGGTATTTGCGAAAGCATTGAAAGAAGTTGAGTCGACACAAGCAATTGCGCTTTTAGAGGAGAAATTGCAGGTACCTGAGCTGATTGCCCGTTTATTGGTTCGCAGGGGAATTCATAGCTACGAGGAAGCCAAATCTTTTTTCCGTCCATCACCCGGTGAAATGCCCGATCCCTTTTTGATGAAGGACATGAATAGAGCGGTGGACCGTCTCCAACTTGCTATAGCGAATAAAGAAAACATACTGATTTACGGCGATTATGATGTTGACGGAACCAGTTCGGTTGCATTGGTATATGCCTATCTAAGCCGATTTCACGAGAACATCGACTATTACATTCCCGACCGATACGCTGAGGGCTACGGGATTTCAACCCAAGGGATTGATGCAGCGGAAAATAGTGATGTGAAGCTGATTATTGCATTGGACTGCGGCATAAAATCTATTGACAAAATTCAATACGCCAAAGAAAAAGGAATCGATTTTATTATTTGCGACCATCACCGTCCCGGTGACGAATTACCGGATGCCGTTGCAGTTTTAGATCCCAAACGTGAGGATTGCGCCTATCCCTATAAAGAACTTTGCGGTTGCGGAGTGGGATACAAACTATTGCAGGCCTGGACCAGAAGCACCCAACGAGACGAGAATGTCCTCTTCGAATACATCGACCTTGTGGCTGTGGCCATTGCTGCAGATATTGTTCCTATTACCGGAGAGAACAGAATATTTACCTATTACGGATTAAAAAAAATCAATGAATCGCCAGCGCATTGGGTAAAAGCCATTTTGCTTTTATCAGGAAAAACATTGCCGCTCGATATTTCTAATCTCGTATTTATAATTGCACCACGCATCAACGCAGCAGGAAGAATCGACTCAGGAAAAAATGCAGTTCGTTTACTTACCTCACAGAGTGAAAAAGAAGCACTGGAATGCGCCTCGCAAATTGACCAGAACAATGATGAACGAAAACATCTGGACAAAGAAATTACACGCCACGCATTGGAGTTAATTGAAGCGAATGAACAATTAAAAGTTGCCAAAACCACTGTATTATTTCACGACAGCTGGCATAAAGGAGTGGTAGGCATTGTGGCTTCACGTTTAACCGATACCTATTATCGTCCCACAATCCTCCTTACCAACAACAATGGAAAACTAACGGGATCTGCCCGCTCGGTGCGCGATTTTGATGTGTACGACGCCATTGAAGCGTGTAGTCATTTACTGGAGCAATTCGGGGGACATAAATATGCCGCAGGCTTAACCTTATCGATTGAAAATTTTGAAGCATTCCGTGATGCGTTCGAAAAACAAGTGGCAGCTACCATTCCGGATGAACTTTTGATTCCTGCCATTGAAATTGAAGAAGAAATAAGTTTTGAATTACTTCGCAAATCGAAACAGGAAGAACTTCCGCGCTTTTATAGAATACTTAAACAGTTTTCACCTTTTGGTCCCGGAAATATGAACCCTGTATTTGTTGCGAAAGGATTGAAGGATTCCGGACTTGCACGTTGTTTAAAGGATGAGCATTTAAAAATGAGCGTTTATCAGAATGATAAGTCGCTGCAATTTGATGCCATTGCATTTGGAAAGGGGAATTTATTGAATGAAATTCTGAGTGGTAAAAAATTCGATATGGCCTTTACGCTGGAAGAAAATTACTGGAACGGAAAAACTTCTTTGCAGTTAATGGTGAAAGATATCCGAATTACAGAAGAATAG